A window from Candidatus Amarolinea dominans encodes these proteins:
- a CDS encoding stress response translation initiation inhibitor YciH (involved in start site selection during the initiation of translation) produces the protein MGKLVYSTDPEPAPLPPAPQAAEKPLKQQTATVARDRKRRKGKTVTVISGLQHNPDTLRELLKNLQRHLGTGGTIKDGEKGPEIEIQGDHRERAGALLIELGYKVKVSGG, from the coding sequence GCGCCGCTGCCGCCCGCGCCGCAGGCGGCGGAAAAGCCGCTCAAGCAGCAGACGGCCACGGTGGCGCGTGACCGCAAACGGCGCAAGGGCAAGACCGTGACCGTCATCAGCGGCTTGCAGCACAACCCGGACACCTTGCGCGAGCTGCTCAAGAACCTGCAGAGGCACCTGGGCACTGGCGGCACGATCAAGGATGGCGAGAAAGGCCCGGAGATCGAAATTCAGGGCGATCACCGCGAGCGCGCGGGCGCGCTGTTGATCGAGCTGGGGTACAAGGTGAAGGTCAGTGGTGGATAA